One region of Polypterus senegalus isolate Bchr_013 chromosome 11, ASM1683550v1, whole genome shotgun sequence genomic DNA includes:
- the pum3 gene encoding pumilio homolog 3, whose protein sequence is MEHGKKKQFSGPKHKGDSKISKGSKVKQNKRVQNMKSFGTEKKVKNFKKNIKRKPVKRGEEGEGQEKYKPMKPVKKFQTFKSDGKRKRVQHVQGKNGPAAKKQKPETPGKRQSQKKYNEQKGNNITVRAKQIWEDLRRKDCDKQKRLKLLSELQGLVHGKIKSIAFAHDSTRVLQCFIQFGSDEQRQEVLNELKEHLVELSKSKYGRNIVKKFLMYGNKQQVAEVFKSFKGQVRKMLRHTEASSVVEYAYNDKAILEQRLMLTEELYGKTFRFCKSALCPTLDKVLEANPGKETSIMEEMKQILTPMLQKEAVIKHSLVHKVFLDFFMYGPAKVKTEMIEAAREAVIYMAHTHDGARVAMHCVWHGTPKDRKVIVKTMKTYVEKIATGEFSHLLLLSVFDCVDDTKLVKQVILSEIASSMNSIVSNKYGKKVLLYLLRPRDPAQFVPEIVKLLQTGDGNAHSKKDVQIRQRELLEAVSSPLLKYFLENTRDMVMDKSSCVLATSILGFALGDLQPAMNSVADLAAETFVPGGVDGELHIVEHPAGHLVLKWLIEQESEEQVEREQSFSRTLVDRVGMEKLKTWATVNRGAIVLCSLLQSKDEIIIDKLKAELKPLSAKLGKIKNAKGVEVLLEKIRSF, encoded by the coding sequence ATGGAGCAcgggaaaaagaaacagttttcGGGACCGAAACATAAGGGAGATTCTAAAATATCAAAGGGAAGCAAAGTCAAACAAAATAAGAGGGTTCAGAATATGAAGTCATTTGGAACCGAGAAGAAagtcaaaaactttaaaaagaacaTCAAGAGAAAACCAGTAAAACGTGGAGAAGAGGGGGAAGGGCAGGAAAAGTATAAACCGATGAAACCAGTGAAAAAATTCCAAACGTTTAAATCGGATGGTAAAAGGAAACGAGTGCAGCATGTGCAAGGAAAGAATGGACCTGCCGCTAAGAAACAAAAACCCGAAACACCTGGAAAACGGCAAAGTCAAAAAAAGTACAACGAGCAAAAAGGTAATAATATTACGGTCAGGGCGAAGCAGATCTGGGAAGATCTTAGAAGGAAAGACTGTGATAAGCAAAAGCGTCTGAAGCTTCTGAGCGAACTACAGGGTCTGGTTCACGGAAAAATTAAAAGCATTGCCTTTGCACACGATTCCACCCGCGTGCTGCAGTGCTTCATTCAGTTTGGGAGTGACGAACAGAGGCAGGAGGTCTTGAATGAGCTGAAGGAGCACCTAGTTGAGTTGAGCAAATCGAAATACGGGAGAAATATTGTTAAGAAGTTTTTGATGTATGGCAACAAACAGCAAGTGGCTGAGGTTTTCAAGAGTTTTAAAGGGCAAGTGAGAAAAATGCTGCGGCACACGGAGGCGTCTTCTGTTGTAGAGTACGCCTATAACGATAAGGCCATTCTCGAGCAGCGACTAATGCTAACAGAAGAACTGTACGGGAAAACTTTCAGGTTTTGCAAGTCTGCGCTTTGTCCAACACTGGACAAGGTACTTGAAGCCAACCCTGGAAAAGAGACCAGTATTATGGAGGAAATGAAACAGATCCTTACTCCAATGCTACAAAAGGAAGCAGTAATAAAACACTCCTTGGTCCACAAGGTGTTTCTGGACTTCTTCATGTATGGGCCTGCCAAGGTCAAAACAGAAATGATTGAGGCTGCAAGAGAAGCTGTTATATACATGGCCCACACGCATGATGGAGCTAGAGTGGCCATGCACTGTGTGTGGCATGGGACACCCAAGGATCGAAAAGTTATTGTGAAGACGATGAAGACCTATGTTGAAAAAATTGCCACTGGGGAGTTTTCCCATCTGCTTCTGTTGTCCGTCTTTGATTGTGTTGATGATACAAAACTTGTGAAACAGGTGATCTTGTCAGAAATTGCCAGCTCAATGAATTCTATTGTCAGCAACAAGTATGGCAAAAAGGTTCTTCTCTATCTTTTGAGACCCCGGGATCCAGCCCAGTTTGTACCAGAGATTGTGAAACTCCTGCAAACCGGAGATGGAAATGCACATAGTAAGAAAGATGTGCAAATAAGACAACGTGAGCTTTTGGAAGCAGTGTCTTCACCTCTTCTGAAGTATTTTCTTGAAAATACACGTGACATGGTGATGGATAAATCAAGTTGTGTATTGGCAACCAGCATCCTGGGTTTTGCCCTGGGGGATCTACAGCCAGCTATGAATTCTGTTGCAGATTTAGCAGCAGAGACTTTTGTCCCAGGTGGTGTAGACGGAGAGCTTCACATAGTGGAGCACCCAGCGGGACACCTGGTGCTCAAATGGTTAATTGAGCAAGAATCTGAGGAGCAGGTTGAGAGAGAGCAGTCTTTCTCAAGAACTTTGGTGGATCGTGTTGGGATGGAGAAACTGAAGACTTGGGCCACCGTGAACCGTGGAGCCATTGTTCTTTGTTCCCTTCTTCAGAGCAAGGATGAAATTATTATAGACAAACTGAAGGCTGAACTAAAACCTCTTTCAGCCAAATTGGGGAAAATTAAGAATGCAAAAGGTGTGGAGGTATTGTTGGAAAAGATCAGAAGCTTTTGA
- the LOC120538857 gene encoding inositol 1,4,5-trisphosphate receptor-interacting protein-like 1, producing MTSLMLCWLLLVGTPPGVKEPDTEDFRQKQEMKETFLNIMMVQLNQEFDYRSSVDITEGAGKTAGYKATERQDKWEVSLLWSFLLGMVLLTVEFCRQDVYQNGMDFLRNNSNTLVCEWDEEDIEPRSLYSQLLSPHQLKALEDFYQTQVQIRLPRVHSKDCEFVEGLVDSLLDIIYDMHCGIVVEDCIGVGCMFEKWGGIRSSFVYDVLVPLQFPDEYTIHMEADDDFSIPPCKRGYGTIALVQKCSCTCSTHGLEGMLCLIHRKLTRQQHNNISLLESLLTSTGHFDAAIVLPWFGTMLQKAWSKVFYKYGFKISFSPSSPCRLMLVYPSNRSFSINIIPAVQYKYSQVYYVPLLPSPEVPTDIYWLQNFSIYEARFLKFITKSIPGISCHLKCLQTLIFLMECRSFQKADGTFLTSYHLKTVLLHLLVFQPPELWQASYFAERLCDILRFLGHSLDERWLSHFVIGNKVSIDNIPEVFSQAEPLNLFRPLVANKNLYLTAKNEYLELLSHVNSISGEEKIWKDCET from the coding sequence ATGACCAGTCTGATGCTTTGCTGGTTGCTACTGGTTGGGACCCCTCCAGGTGTAAAAGAGCCAGACACTGAAGACTTTCGACAGAAGCAAGAAATGAAAGagacttttttaaacattatgatGGTGCAGTTGAATCAGGAGTTTGATTACCGAAGTAGTGTAGATATCACAGAAGGTGCAGGTAAAACTGCAGGCTACAAAGCAACTGAGAGACAAGACAAATGGGAAGTGTCCTTACTGTGGAGTTTTTTGTTGGGAATGGTGCTTCTAACTGTGGAGTTTTGTCGGCAAGACGTGTATCAAAATGGAATGGACTTCCTTAGGAATAACAGTAACACACTGGTATGTGAATGGGATGAAGAGGACATTGAACCTAGGTCTTTGTATAGTCAACTGCTTTCACCTCATCAACTAAAAGCCCTTGAAGATTTCTACCAGACGCAAGTTCAGATCAGACTTCCTCGAGTACACAGCAAGGACTGTGAATTTGTGGAAGGCCTCGTAGATAGTCTTCTGGACATCATCTATGATATGCATTGTGGGATTGTTGTAGAGGATTGTATCGGAGTTGGCTGCATGTTTGAGAAGTGGGGAGGTATACGGTCATCatttgtttatgatgttcttGTTCCCCTGCAATTCCCAGATGAATATACAATTCACATGGAAGCAGATGATGATTTTAGTATACCGCCATGTAAAAGGGGCTATGGCACTATTGCTTTGGTCCAAAAATGCTCTTGCACATGTAGCACCCATGGCCTGGAGGGAATGTTATGCCTCATTCACAGAAAACTGACACGACAACAgcacaacaacatttctttactGGAGTCTTTGCTCACTTCCACTGGACACTTTGATGCTGCCATTGTCCTTCCCTGGTTTGGCACGATGTTACAAAAGGCGTGGAGTAAAGTGTTTTATAAGTATGGGTTCAAAATTTCCTTCTCTCCATCCTCTCCTTGCAGGCTAATGCTGGTCTACCCATCAAATCGGTCATTTTCAATCAATATTATCCCTGCTGTGCAATACAAATATTCTCAGGTATACTATGTGCCACTATTACCCTCACCAGAAGTGCCCACTGACATTTACTGGCTTCAGAACTTCAGTATTTATGAAGCTCGGTTTCTAAAGTTCATCACAAAATCCATCCCTGGTATTAGCTGCCACCTAAAATGCCTCCAGACTCTGATTTTCCTGATGGAGTGCAGATCTTTCCAAAAAGCTGATGGAACCTTTCTGACCTCCTATCATCTTAAAACAGTGCTGCTACATCTGCTGGTCTTCCAGCCTCCTGAGCTATGGCAGGCAAGCTATTTTGCAGAAAGGTTGTGTGACATATTGCGCTTCCTGGGGCACAGCTTGGATGAGCGATGGCTGTCGCACTTTGTAATTGGCAATAAGGTATCAATCGACAACATTCCAGAAGTGTTCTCACAAGCGGAGCCTCTAAACCTCTTCCGGCCATTGGTTGCCAACAAAAACCTGTATCtaactgcaaaaaatgaatatcTGGAACTGCTGTCCCATGTAAATTCTATAAGTGGAGAAGAAAAGATCTGGAAAGACTGTGAGACATGA